One Alicyclobacillus vulcanalis genomic window carries:
- a CDS encoding TM2 domain-containing protein, giving the protein MPRSVALAYVLWFFLGYLGVHRVYLGHVGTGLLMAACTVVGGLVASTVIGHILLFAVGIWWLFDLVLTARMAGYRGVNR; this is encoded by the coding sequence ATGCCAAGAAGCGTGGCGCTCGCGTACGTTTTGTGGTTTTTCCTGGGATACCTCGGCGTGCATCGCGTGTATCTCGGCCACGTTGGCACCGGCCTGTTGATGGCCGCCTGCACCGTGGTTGGGGGACTCGTCGCGTCAACCGTGATCGGCCACATTCTCCTGTTCGCGGTCGGCATCTGGTGGCTGTTCGATCTCGTCCTGACCGCTCGAATGGCGGGCTACCGCGGTGTCAATCGTTAG